The Trichoderma asperellum chromosome 6, complete sequence region gtcatcatcatcattgtaaaaagaaagaaagaaagaaagaaagaaagaaaaaaaaagttacttcATCATTCAAGCATTTGCAAATACCAGCTCCTCGCGGCCAGACATAGAATCAATGGTCAGGTCAGATTTGCCATCGCCCTTGGTTCCCTCAATGCGCTTAATGATACCTCCAGATCGTTTAAAGTGCAAATCATCGCCTCGAATGTCCTGGGAGCCTGAAAGAGACGTCAAGAGAAACTTTCCTTCCCATGAAACAGGGTAGTTGAGCCTGAAATCGCCGCTAATGGATGCGTGGTGAGACTTGAGACGGGTCAACCCATCACCTCCACCGCTGGCATTCATAGTGGGTGCACGTTTCTGGCCCGGAAGCTTGTTCAGTTGCTGGTCGGGGTGGATAATGATCCAAGGTTCGTCGTAGTTATCCAACTTTGAGTTCTTGTCCTTTGACGGCGTCATGTGGTCGAGGTAACCGGCTGCAGGCTCCTTCCACAATGGCTCCAGCAGCGTCAACGTAGTCCCTCCACTCTTTGTGTCGGTCGAAAGGATAGGCTGGGACGAACTAGATCCAAAGAGgggcagcagcttcaactTTTGGTGGCCAGAGATGGTCTCAATCTTTGCTTTTGATGTAAAAGCCAGCTCAGCGGTAATGTCGCCAGAAGACGAGGACACGCCAACGACGTAGTCTCGCGGAGGGAATTCGTCATCGCGCTTGTTGCTGAGCAAAGGCTCAACTAGCTTGATATCTCCGGAAACAGACTCGACATTGAGCACGGCCTGTTCAGGCTTCTTATCCTGTGACGGCTTTGGAGTAAGATCCGTCTTGATATCGCCAGAAACGCTGTGGATCTTGACGAGGTCGTATAGAGGGAACCAGCCGATAACATCGCCGCTGACGGTATCAATGATGATGCTCCGAGAGGCCAAAGTGTACGGTGCCACATCGCCCGACGACAAGCGGCCCGTAACCACATCTCCTGTAACAGTCTTGATCTGAGCATCGGTAACAGAGCTAAGGACGAAGCCATCTTTGATAGCGACGTTGAGTTGAACAGTCTCAACGTGAAGCGATTCGAGCTGAGCCTCACGAGGGACAGAGACGGTGATTCTAATCTGGATGCAGGGCCGCCAGCTGGGCTCCCTCCAGTCGACCCAGCGGGGAACAGTCACCTTGAACTGTTGGTCTCGCTTGTTGAAGTCGACATCGACATGCAGATCTTCGTCGTTGGTGACGATTTCAAGCTGAATCTGTCCGGAAGAGGAGGTATCAACAGGCTGTAAGATGACCTCGCCATAGACGTTTGGCGTGGGCCCCCGGCGGTTTCTGCCGTCTTTCTCGATGGTTTGGATAATGCTAAGCTTTTTGCTGCTACCGAAGCTGACAACCTCGTTGATCTTTGAGTCCTTGAAGGGCCCACCCAAGCAGTTGTTGCTAGGAGGCCACACCATGTTGGGGGGAGGGTTGTTAGTTGGGGGCGCTTTCACGGGTGACTTGTCAATGATGCCAGGCTTCTTCTAGTTGGTCATGGTGTTAGATGGTTAAagtgtatatataagctttcttttatagtttttcaTAGCGGACTCACCCTGTCGTTGTCGCGCACGCCAATGCTGCCGCCAAACAACGCAATTACAATGGAAAGTATAACAAGGACGCCAAGGATGGTGCGAACCCTCTTTCTCGTGTTGGTGTTACGTTTGAATCTTCGCCACAATGTCTCTTGGGGTCCATTGGGCGCTCCACCCATAGACTCAGGCTGTCGTGGAAGCAAATTCTGGTTCTCCTCAGGCACGCCCATGGCTTCGGACTGTGCAGCCGCTTGTGGAGGCGTAAATGTCTGATAGCCAGAAGACAGCGGCGGTGACGAGGCCGAAGGAGAGTATGCCGGAGGTGCGTCGGTTTGTCGATGGACCGTGTACTGGTTTGCAGGCTGGCCCATAGAACCCGCAGGCTGGAACGACGAAACCTCTTCGTCAATGCTACGCCGGTGATAGTGGCCGGAGGGGGAGgcagatgacgacgacgctgaGGCCGACGACGAGCCCAGGTGGCGATGAGGCTGGAACTGGGGATATGCAGCAGCCGGGGAGGCAGGCGGAGGAGCACGGGAAGGGTGAGCGGGCGGGTAGAAGCTGGCCTCGTGAGCCACTGAAGGGTGGTGATGCGGCTGGCGGTCGTCAAAGGGAGTCGAGCCGCCGGCAGCAGCTCTATTTATGCGGCTCTCCTCCGCGGCCTCTCTCGCCTTTGCGGCGGCGTGGTCCTCCTGCAGCGTCGGGTCCTCCACCATGACATTGGGCACAAAGGGCACGCTGGACGACTGGCGCGCCGGGGAGGGCTGCGATGACGTTGCGGCCTCGTCTAGCCCAGACGACGACGCGTGGAAGTAGCCGTCGGCGGGCGACAGCGCACTGCTGTCgtcgtgctgctgctcatccTCCCAGGGGTTGTCGTGCCCGGAGTACAGGTTGTCGGAGTATGGGGCCGGCATGGCTCGAATCAAGGCCGGTGGCGTCTGCGAATATGGGGAACGCgggcagcagagcagaagtGAAACAGAAAAAGTCAAACGCTGCGCGGGTATTTCAAGAGCTGACGAAAGCCTGTCGTCGTCTAAGACGAGGCTACTGCCCGCAGAAACGGCAAAGTGGGTTGCACCACGGCTTGTGGGTTCAGAGCATGCAGGAGGTTAGCAGAAGTCAATGCAGAGGACCAGCCAACCAGGCGAGAGAGCGCGCGCTCGTATCTCGTCAAGCAGACAAGTCTTACTGGCAAACGGAGCaagtagaagagaagaagagaggcgaagagaggaaagagagcgcgagagagaaaacgcAGCGGTGGTGTTGGACGAAATCGCACGCCAAGCACGGCGACTTGAATTCGTTGATAGGCCAACTGCTGCACATTGGCGGCTCAGCGCTACCTCGTCGCTACCTGGCTGCTACCTGTGGCCACCGCAGCTGGGCAGCCAGCTCGTGCGTCGACACCTGGTAATGTGCAGGTTGTGTTCTGGACAGCCGTCTGGGGGAGCTTCCtgttctcctcctctccgcGGCTCTCCACACCTCCACTCGCTGTACTTGTATCCGCTGTGCGTGCGCTAGACGATACGATGAAAACGAGTGGGCTAGCGCCTGGTATATAGAGAATTGCAGAAGGATGGCCAATTCTGACAGGCAACAATTCGCCGTCTCGGTGGTCCAATTAAGAGAGAGGCagttgtttcttttttcctctcaaCTCGTACCAAACCCTCCATCTCTCCAATATCCAGAGATACaacaaaagggaaaatcTCTGTTGGATCCAACAAGCTTCAGGTGCCATTACCAACCAGCCAAACCAGCCCGCTAGTGCCCTTGCAAAAGTCCCCCAAAGGATCGGGCTAGGTCAAAACCAcccagcttctcctcattAACCTACGGCGCCATAAGCTCGCTACGGGCCGGGAGTGCCGCACACGTGctg contains the following coding sequences:
- a CDS encoding uncharacterized protein (EggNog:ENOG41~TransMembrane:1 (i275-296o)); translation: MPAPYSDNLYSGHDNPWEDEQQHDDSSALSPADGYFHASSSGLDEAATSSQPSPARQSSSVPFVPNVMVEDPTLQEDHAAAKAREAAEESRINRAAAGGSTPFDDRQPHHHPSVAHEASFYPPAHPSRAPPPASPAAAYPQFQPHRHLGSSSASASSSSASPSGHYHRRSIDEEVSSFQPAGSMGQPANQYTVHRQTDAPPAYSPSASSPPLSSGYQTFTPPQAAAQSEAMGVPEENQNLLPRQPESMGGAPNGPQETLWRRFKRNTNTRKRVRTILGVLVILSIVIALFGGSIGVRDNDRKPGIIDKSPVKAPPTNNPPPNMVWPPSNNCLGGPFKDSKINEVVSFGSSKKLSIIQTIEKDGRNRRGPTPNVYGEVILQPVDTSSSGQIQLEIVTNDEDLHVDVDFNKRDQQFKVTVPRWVDWREPSWRPCIQIRITVSVPREAQLESLHVETVQLNVAIKDGFVLSSVTDAQIKTVTGDVVTGRLSSGDVAPYTLASRSIIIDTVSGDVIGWFPLYDLVKIHSVSGDIKTDLTPKPSQDKKPEQAVLNVESVSGDIKLVEPLLSNKRDDEFPPRDYVVGVSSSSGDITAELAFTSKAKIETISGHQKLKLLPLFGSSSSQPILSTDTKSGGTTLTLLEPLWKEPAAGYLDHMTPSKDKNSKLDNYDEPWIIIHPDQQLNKLPGQKRAPTMNASGGGDGLTRLKSHHASISGDFRLNYPVSWEGKFLLTSLSGSQDIRGDDLHFKRSGGIIKRIEGTKGDGKSDLTIDSMSGREELVFANA